TGCTCTACAACACAAAATGGCAACTGTCATGGTGGCATTGCTTAGCTGCTATAGAGAATGCGCTTGACATGCAGGTGTTCCTCTCTGACATTGATAACAATTGTGGCAGTAACCCATGTGCCATGGATACATCTTGCCAAACAAccatatttttttgtaataaagcaGACCAGCTATACAGCTCGAAACTCAGCATATGACTCACCCACCTGGAGCATGATAATGCTAATACAGTAGTCGCTCCAaaaacgtaaataatctgttccgggactgtttacgttatagggaatttacgttatgagaacagtaaaatgcatgtaaattgctttatccgttccaagatctttccaaacttacccatttggccatgcaaaaaggaaaaacttgacataaCTCGTCCAATTTATGGGCTGTACCGCAACTGCAGAATTATTTGGCTTACATCggcaacttttctcctttttatgattaatctcactggttttatagatcaTGATTGCGGTAAGTTTACAACAAGTTGAGAGGGACTGCACATTTCGATGATGacttacaacgatttgcttatttttctaaacagcaaagtctattctgcaaagtaaaactaataaaaaatattttgtacgtttacaataaagcaaaaccacaaaatctttttactataaaaagtggTTCTACCTGTTCGATTTCATTTGTACCCAAGGGTCAAGGTTGGGATAAAAGATACTTTCCgacaatactccaactcgtgacattcaaatTGCTAGACCTGTATCGACGCTGTAagacctgcaccaattgatcgcCTTAAGTATTTATAAGCAATTGTagctatcctattctctgttttgttggCCCATATGACGAATTAATATGACGAACTAAAATGTCGTGaaatttatatacaaaaataatagatataatgcACAACGTTTTGTCTTCCGCAAGTCTAGCAAATAAACCAATATTCAAATCGAAATTGAGAACTTGGGCGACTTCACACTTATACATGATTTATATGGAATTTCCTAagtagtatgaagcaaaaacttcacataaattgtTTACGCTATCTGAAAGTTACGTTATAGggggtatacgttataggagcgtctactataCCATACTTTGCAATATACCCCACACATCCTTCTCAAGCAAGCATCGTTTCCTATAACATGATTGCTCAGTGTTCCCTCAAAcggacacacacacaaactgaTGTTATAGTGTTATAGGCGCAACAGTCTAATGTTATGAACTGATGACATATGTAACCCACCCGTGCCACGTGGTTGTTAGCAGCAGTAGCTTCTTCGCCCTCATCGGTAACCTCAGCCAACTCCTGTTCATCATCCGGCTCGCGGCTAGTCTGACGGAGGGCACTAAAACGCAGCGCTTTCTCCAGATGGAGCAGCTCATAATCATAGCGGCTTGTCCTGCCTCTGGCACAGCAAATGTAGCCAAGTCGGTCGATGCAGCACTGAAGTGGAGTATAGATCAATGAGAACGACTAGTTACCGCTACAGTATATTTCATAATTCAATCTATTAAACAGCATCTCCATCTCAACTCTTAGCTTTGAGCGATGGTCAATGACAACTAGAGTACTCTTTCTAAAAGAAACATCCTACGCATGAGTGAGACTTGGTGCTGTCTCCTCACATTTCTCTTCTCCGCTTCACTTCTCAATGGCAGTAAGGCCCACCAGCTGATACCCATATTATATGGAGTTGAGTGTGAAGTTGCTGTACAGTATCTGTGGTGTTGACTGTTGGGTAATGGTATGTGACAGCAAATATGGCACAACTGAGAAATGCTGTTACACCTTACAGACAGTGACACATTCAAGCTGCACTTTGTAAAATCTGACCCTTTACCACAGCAAACGTAAGGCTAAATTACAGTCCTAAATACATTCCCGTAAATTAAATCCAGCAGTGGTTGACTCACACACTAACCGTCAATAAGAAGTGATGAAGCCGAAGTGTTTGCTCAATATTTCTGGATAGAAAAAAGCGGACTTACGATCCGAAGGAAACGAGGAACTCTAGCTGATTTGGACTCTCCTGTGCCAATCATGACTGACATGCAGGAGAGCAGCAAACTCATGAAAATGCTGATCAGAAGGAACGTGTAGTAGTGCACTGAAAATAATCATTGAACCAATCAGATCAAATAGTCAGGGTGCTAACACCATGCTTTGCATTAAATTTGACATCTACCAATTGATAAGATATGACATAAATTGAATTGATGCATGTACAACAACACATTTTATCATATCAGTGCAGTACTAGGTGACCTGAGGCTACAAGGATACACAACAGGGGCTGACGGAAACATAAAACTGTGAATTGAAGGAAATACATGGGAAGTACATATCAATTGCGTGTGAACTTACAAATCAGGGGTACATGCTGAAGTGAAGTTGACGGAAAGAAATCTtcgatcatctcaaacataatTGTTGCAGCAACAAGCATAAGACCACCTATCAAATAGAAGGTGAACGTGACTTATTAGGGAACATTTCGGAAATTCCATTGTGACATTGCAACAAGCATAAGACCCCCTATCAAATAGAAGGTGAAGGTGACTTATTAAGTTATTAGGGAACATTTCGGAAATTCCATAGTGACATTGCAACAAGCATAAGACCCCCTATCAAATAGAAGGTGAAGGTGACTTATTAAGTTATTAGGGAACATTTCGGAAATTCCATAGTGACATTGCAACAAGCATAAGACCCCCTATCAAATAGAAGGTAAAGGTGACTTATTAGGGAACATTTCGGAAATTCCATTGTGACAAGAAGAGACCAGAGTCAGACTTTGTGGATGAGTAAAAATCTGGTggaacttttaaagttttactcCAACAGAACATTAGCAGTGAAAAATTATAAATAGAAGATATTCAAGATATCTATGCTATTAATATGACTGACTCTCTCACATCTTCCTCAACAAAGGCAAGTCAGTGAATTGAAACTTGCCTGCAATGACACTTAAAATTTACCAAAATGGATTATACTGAACAAGGAGGGTTTATTGTAGACGTCTTAACACACCTAGAGTAAGTTTCTCATTGGATGAGGGGGGCAGAAAGTGAACAACAGGAATAACAAAGAGACAGACAGCAGCAGGAGCGACAAACAGCCTGTAGTAGTAGGAACTTGATCTTGAAGCGTGTATACTCATGCGAATTTTGGAGTATTCAAGTTGAGTGACCACATCATAGAAATCTGAGACAGTAATTGTCATATCAAGCAATTTCCAGTTGATATGATCACCATAGAATGATATGTTGTAGCTCGGCTCCATGTAGTGCATCTCTATCTGTAAAAAGATGCCACGAGCAGTTACCGAATTGTCATACTAATCTAGTAAGCATGAAGTTTGGCATAAACGAATGTTTGTGAGTAACCTCAGCATGAAATAtatcaaacatcaaaactaCCGTAGTCTGAGAAAATTACATTTAGCCTGAGCTAACAATATATAATGTTGATATATTCACGCACCGTTGATGCCGAACCTGACCATGATACCAACTCGATATGGCAGTACTGGGTATCAAAGGGAAAACTGACTAGGTTCATACTGCAAGGGGTGTTGGCGGTGATATGCAGTGTGTAGAACACTGTTCCATTACGGTAGACAAGAAGACGAGGAATAGACATTATTTGTGTTGCCTCAAGTCTGTAAGATTTAATATCACATATAATACCATATACAGAGTAGGCCGTTTCACACCAGAACATTAATATACACAGCATTTCATAACGCATAAAAAATACAGTCACTTTGTTGAATACTTATATGATTTTGAGTCTGATCGAAACATCTtttcaaaatgataaaaaaaatatacTGCTACACAGCTAAAACTATGTCAAAACAAATAACAAGTATATTATGTTGTGTAACAAAATGAGTCTAATCCAAATATTAGCAGCAATAATTGTAGTAGAACAGCCTTCATGTAAATGTAACcttactaaataaataaataaataatacagaACAAGTCACTGCATTCTGTAACCATGAGTAATGCAGAATAACAAGAGGCCATAATCTCAGCGAATCACAAAGTAAATAAGTATGTTACAAATTCTAAAATATGAAAGTGACACAAGTAAACAGGTGCTTACAACAGAAGTAAACAGGTGCTTACAACAATTGTTGCAGCTAAGAGTTAATCTGCTAGCTAATAGGTGCTAACAATTATAATTGCTTAAAGTCATTAGTGAATaactatgaattttattttttaatttacaaagaaacttttaaaaaaacttttttcaattcTTCAAATAGTGCAG
The genomic region above belongs to Watersipora subatra chromosome 1, tzWatSuba1.1, whole genome shotgun sequence and contains:
- the LOC137390448 gene encoding neuronal acetylcholine receptor subunit non-alpha-2-like, coding for MDLIWVATSIGNPATKAHFNKGSVVHTDHYIDDIWVNEAVPADVVRAHLLRFGLVAKDPLTLSDTRVLGLRVNNAEDDQYNWKRDGDLPSIMQFTAMITFVVLLQLSFNYLSEAGPLYETQAKILKQFSDTEAAVAPQVNSSSPLQVHVQFTDAHIVELSEKKGMMVTSLFPTLSWVDERLTWEEEVDMIPVSEGDIWTPSLDVLDKLEATQIMSIPRLLVYRNGTVFYTLHITANTPCSMNLVSFPFDTQYCHIELVSWSGSASTIEMHYMEPSYNISFYGDHINWKLLDMTITVSDFYDVVTQLEYSKIRMSIHASRSSSYYYRLFVAPAAVCLFVIPVVHFLPPSSNEKLTLGGLMLVAATIMFEMIEDFFPSTSLQHVPLILHYYTFLLISIFMSLLLSCMSVMIGTGESKSARVPRFLRICCIDRLGYICCARGRTSRYDYELLHLEKALRFSALRQTSREPDDEQELAEVTDEGEEATAANNHVARSTSEDGLKEVLKTLINELQYSRYKEQIKAEWLQLAMVIDRTGGLLLLGIAVIVTSVITLNTSS